The nucleotide window TCGACGAGGTTGCTGCAGCTCGCGCGATGAATTTCGCTGCAATGAACACTGCATATAGGCGCATTGATTAGGCGAACGCGTACGTTCTTCTGCATGTGTGACAGCGACAGCAACGGTCAAACCATCTCCTACTGGCGCCTAGCAGCACTGCCGCCTCAATTTTATAGCGACATGCAGTTGGCGCCCGGCCAACTACCAACGTTGGTAATTGATCTAGGTGAAAGAAGCATGCCACCTATCGGTTGATGAACGTCGGGCTAGTCGACCGCATCTGCAAGGAGTTCGGCATGCGTTTTCCGAAGATGAACTCGTTTGTTGGCGATCGGCATCCCCTCGCCGAGATTGGTGAATTCTCCGGCAGACTGCGAGTACCCGGGGTCCGACTCTCCTGCGGCATCAATCTCGAATGCGGGCCGCATTCAATCGGAAGAAGGCATTGCCGTGTTGAGAAAGGGGTCGCCGGTCTCGAGGACGTCTTCAGCCTCATCGGCTGCGACGAGTTTGCCCCGGCAGAAGAGCGATATCTGCCGAATCAGGTCGCGTAGCGGCGGCCCACGCGGTTCGGATCACCTTCCCAAACTCGACAATCAGCGCAGGAGGAGCGCACATGTTGGCGCAACGGATTTCCTTGCTTTCAGGTTCGGGCACTGCCGCCGCCCGTGAAGCAGCTAAGTTAGCTGCCACGGACGGGCGTCGGATCATTGATCTGTCGGCCGGCGAAGTCATCATCCACCCTCCATTATCGGTTCGCGAAGGAGCGATCGCCGCCATCAATGCCGGGACGAACCGCTATACCGATTCCATCGGACTGCCGCCGCTTCGCAAGGCTGTCGCCGAAAAGCTGTCGGCGGAAACAGGGATCGACTGGAATACGGATGATATCGTCATCACTGCGGGTGCAAAGCAAGGACTGGTCGACGCTGCCCTTGCCGTGCTCGATCCGGGTGACGAGGTCATCATCATTCGCCCCTGCTGGCCGACATTCCCGTCCCAGGTTCTTCTCGCCGGCGCGAAGCCCGTGTTCGTTGATGCTCGCCCCCCGGCATATATTCCCGATATCGGCGCAATCCGCGCCGCGGTCACACCGCGCACGAAAGCCATTATCATCAACTCGCCAAACAATCCTACCGGCGCAGTCTATGATCGAACGACTCTTCAAGATATCGGCGATCTCGCGATCAAGTACCAGCTCTGGATCGTTTCCGATGAATGTTACTCTAGCTTCGTATTTACCGGTTCGCGCCATGAGTCGATCGTCATGGCGCATCCGGGCGTACGTTCACGGACGATCCTGGTTAACGCCTTCTCCAAAGAGCTGGCGATCACGGGTTGGCGACTGGGTTATTTCGCGGCACCGCCGGAGATCATTTCTGCGGCCAAGAAGTTGCAGAGCCATACGACCTCGAATGCCAATGTGATCGCGCAGTACGCGATCCTGCATCACCTTCAAGTCAGCGATGGCAGCTTTGAACGGGAGATGCATCAGCGCCTGGCACAGGCTCGTAACGCTGGTCTTCTCATTCTCTCTGGTCTGCACGACCTCGCCACGCCGGGAGCAAAGGGCTCATTCTTCTTCTATCTTGACTTGAGTAGGCTTGTCTCCGCTCTGCCGGCTCGAGGCCCCATTCGATCAACCGACGATATTGCACGAGTTCTCCTGGAGGAAACCGATGTGGCATCCGTTTCCGGTAGCACCTTTGGCGACGTGAACGGCCTGCGTCTCTCCTTCGGCGCTCCACCAGACCTGCTGGAGTCGGGGCTGAGACGGGTCGTTGACACCCTGAACAGCCTGAAGACCAAGTACGCAGCGGCCTAACCAGAAGGAAATGTTGGATGCTCAATGGTACACGGACCATCCTTCTTGCTGCAGGAATCGCCTCAAGGCTGCGCGCCTACACGGAATCCATCCCAAAACCATTGGTGGAGGTGAACGGAAGCGCGATGCTGCACAACGCGACGCATCAGCTCTCCGCACTTTGGAATCGTGAAGCAACCATCGTCGTGGGTCATCGCAAGTAAGCCCTCGAGCAGTACTGTGGCCACCATTTCGCGAATGTCGCCATCGAATATGTCCACAATCCCATGTTCGATCGGACCGGCAGCGGCTATTTTCTATGGCTAGCGCGACTCCAATGCTTGCCGGCGACACCGTCTTTCCCGAAGGCGATGTGTTCTTCGAAAGCGAAGTTCTCGAAAGAACGCTTCAAACCGTGTCGGCAACCATGCAGAGCGCGGCAGCTGTCGCATCTTTCAAGGCATCCATGACTGGCTCGGTCGTCGAGCTGGCTGAAGATGGCTCCGTCGCTACCTTCTTCATGCACCAGACGCCCATTGAACGGCAAGCCAGAGGCCTCTTCAAGGAGATCGATCCGACCCGCTTCTGCGGCACTGGATTACGCGGACAGCTGGCGCCGGCGCTCCAGGGGCCGGTCGAGAGTTGGCATCAGACGGCCTTTCATCCTGGCGTTCCTTGTGGAAAGCCGAGGACCCCAGCTTTCGACGACCGATTACAGCGATACACGCTGTTTGAAATCGACAGTCGGCAACTTTGATCTCGCTGGCAGCAGGAGCAAGACGATGATCGGGTATCTTCGTGACTATGCTAATGCCATTACCGCCCTCGCCTACCTTTCTGCGGTCATCGGGCTTTTCCTTGCCTTCAACGGCAAGATTGAGCTCGGCGTTGCAGCGATGCTCTGGACTTGGTTCCTCGACCATTGGGACGGTCACGTTGCACGCAAGACGAGCCATCTTCGTCGTCCAGGCGTGGCAGAGTTCGGAAAGAGCTTTGATGGATTTGCCGACCTCATTCATGGGGTGGTTTTTCCCGCCGCGATCATCATCCTTATTGGTCAAGGTACGGCCCTGTCGCTCCTAGCGAGCTCGGTATTGGTTTTGGCAGGTGCGATCAGGCTCAGCTATTTCGAGAATGTCGGGTTGACCGACGACGCTCGCTTTATCGGCATTCCGGTCTCGTACGACACGCCACTACTGGCTGTCCTGCTCCTCGCTCGCCGTTTGTTACCGGATAATACCTTTCCGACGATCTTGTCGGCAGCCTTCATCATCCTGGCGCTGTTGCATGTGACAACCGCAATCCGCGTCCCAGCCATTCGTGGAGCTGCGGTGCCGATCGCGACAGGCTTTGCAATCGCCGGCTCGATCGCATTGGTGATGGTTTCGGAGATAAGTCGCTTTTAGCAACTATTCCAAGCCCGCGTAACCGGAGGATACAATGGTTGAGCTCTCTAATGTTGCAAACCGCGGCGTATCATCCTCTGTCATCTCTGCGACTTCTATAGACTTCGCGCGAAATTTTCCTCCTCCGAGCCCACTTATCGGCGACCTTCTTGCTCTCGCTTTCGATGAGCTGGAGGGCCCTGACATAGCTGCAGCTATTCGGTTTCCGCGCTTTGCCGGAACAGCACGAGATCGAGCAGCGGCAGCCAGTTGGGTTGCAAGACGCTTGGGGATCGCTCCTGATCCTGAAAGAATCATTCTGTCGAACGGCTCACAGAGCATTCTGGTTATGCTCTTGGCCTCCCTTGTTCAGCCTGGCAACGTCCTCTTGACCGAGGAGCTAACGTACGCGGCAATCAAGCCTATCGTCTCTCTGTTCGGTATAAAGCTCCTTCCAATCAAAATGGATGATGAAGGTCTCATTCCCGACGCGCTCGACAGCGCCTGCATCAAAATCGGCAGAGCGCCTCGAGCCCTTTACTGCATGCCGACGTTACACAATCCTACCGGGGCAACCATGTCAATTGAGCGTCGCGCCGACGTCGCTGAAGTAGCTAAGCGGCACAACCTCTGGATCTTCGAGGACGACATTTATGGAATTTTGCCTGAGACTGCACCGTTACCGCTGTATACATTCGCGCCAGAACGCACGTGGTACATCCTTGGGCTTAGCAAATCGTTAGCTGCACAATTGCGCGTTGCGTATACTGTCGCACCGAGTGAAACAATGGCACGCCAGGTCTTCTGGCCGGGCGTCAAAACGACCAATTGGATGGTCGCGCCGCTGATTGCCGAGGTTGCGACCCGCTGGGTTGAACAGGATGCCGCCAACGCAATCTTGAGATCGGTTCGCACAGAGACAAACGTTCGCCAGGAAATCATTCGGAAGTCACTTCCTTCTTGGGCGATAAGAGTACCTCCCTTCTGCTACCACATCTGGCTTGAATTGCCTCCAGCTTGGTCCGCTGCGGAGTTCGAACAAGCTGTGCGACGACAAGGTGTAGTCATCGCACCGGGTGACTCCTTCTCGGCAATACCCGGCGGATTCGCCGCCCGGTTCCGAATTGGAATAGGCGTGCCCTCTGATCATCAGACGCTACGGGCCGGATTGGATATTCTGAACAACACCCGCGACCAGATTGCATCGAGTTAGAGAAAAGGTAGGGCGGGTGTGATGGCGAATTCCCAAGTCCACTGCGCCGCGGATTGTGTGCAAACCGCCGGACAACATCGTAGGGCGCCCGCCTTTTTGTTCGCCGATCAAGCGCTTCACATCGGGTGCGTGGACGAGGCCGATTGCTTCGAGCTAAGAAGAATCGGGCTTCAACCGGCCGAGGCAAGGGCTGTACCTGCGTATGCGTATGCGCGAGAGCAGTTTCATTTGGCCGCATTCGTCGGATTCGAGCTTGTCTCGGTGGCAACCTTCCTACTGGAAGATCAGTCGGAAGGCGGTGCCTATTCCGGAAACGGATTTTCATGGCGCCTAAGAGGGATGGCAACTCATCCTCAGCATCGCAACTGCGGGTATGCGACCGCCATTCTTGAACGCGGAGTCAGGCTCCTTCGGCGTCAACAAGCCTCACTTTTGTGGGCGAATGGACGCAGCACGGCAATTGAATTCTATCTAAGACACGGCTTTGTCCGCATTGGTCAAGAACGAGTTAAGCCCGGAGTTCAACCCCATTACCGCATTGAACGAGCCCTATAGACACCCTCGCGCTCATCCGGCGGCATCGGTCTTAAGCTCAATCGGATAATAGACGCATGGAGATATTCATGACACTCTCGGCTCTTTCGACTCTCGGAAACTTTACGAATTCCGCCTGTTACTACGACGATCGACCGCGATACGATCCAAGAGTCGTGGATATGCTATCGTTGCTGATCCGAGGACGTTTCCCGAGCCCGGCGGTCGCCGATGTTGGGGCAGGCACAGGTCTCTTGACGCGCGAACTCGCGGCGCGGGGGTTTGCTGGCACAGCAATCGAGCCCAATGACGTGATGCGCGAGGAGGGAATTAGGCGCTCTGACCTCAATTTTCCCTTCCGTTGGCTCAACGGTAGTGGTGAGGCAACCGGTCTAGCCGACCAAAGTGCAGATTGGCTGCTGATGGGGAATGCGTTCCATTGGACAGACATAGAAAATTCTCTCCAAGAATTTCGGCGCGTATTAAGGCCTGACGGATTTTTTACGCCTATCTGGGTGATGCTCGACACCGATCGTGACGCGACGGTGCAGTCAGTTGATCGACTCTTAGCTGACGCGATTCCCTCTTTCTCGCGCCATTCGGACGTTGTTATGAAATTCATCAATAGCCTCAGCACAGGCACGAGCGACTTCTCCAATCATCGCGTTTTTCTTGATTCTCATCACTCGGAAGTTATGTCTAAAGAACGATATCTGAATATGTGGCGATCAAGGAACGATCTTCAGAGTGCATTGAACCCACGGGAGTGGGAGGCTGTTATAAAAAAGATCGACGAGCTGCTGGTCGAAGAAAAGGTTGTTTTGAAATTGCGCACTTACGCTTGGATTTTTGAGCCAGAAGAAATACCTCACTAACCGCTACCATTTCAGCGTCTCAGCTGGACGCTCGTATTCAGCTGGAGCGCCATCTTGGAAGGCAAGAAACATCTGAGTGCGCGGTGGAAGCAAAGCCATGACGGACATACCAAAGGTAAGGTTAATTGGAATTGACTTCGAGCGCGAAGGGAAGACTCACGGTTACATTGGAATTCAGCATTCCATCACCCGCTCATGCTATTACTGGTTACCAGTGCCGATCACATGTATAAAGAATGGTTCTGGTCCAACCGTGCTCCTCATTTCAGGAATTCATGGGGACGAGTTTGAAGGTCAGATCGCGCTCTCCAAGCTTGCTGCGGATCTTCAGCCGGTTGGGGTTACCGGGCGTGTCCTTATTCTTCCAATGGCGAATTTTCCAGCGGCAAGGGCAGGCACGAGAACCTCACCGATCGACGACGGAAATTTGAACAGACTTTTCCCAGGAGAGGCAAGTGGCAGCGTCACTCAACAAATCGCCGCCTATATCGAACACGCATTGATGGCCATTTCTGATTTCGTTATCGATCTTCACGCCGGTGGTTCGTCGATGATGCACGTAGCCGCTGCCATCGTGGTGGCGGAAGGAGACGCTCTTCGCCATCAGCAGCAAATGGCATTGGCCCAGGCTTTTGGGGCGCTATACACGATCGTTTACGCTTCGGGGTCTCAACCCCATTTTGGCGAAATTGCCCTGACAGCGAGCGCACGCCAGGGTGCGATAGCGATAGGTGCTGAGCTTGGGGGCGCCGGATCGGTGACCTCCGAGTCTCTCTCCTTCACGGAGCAGGCTTTGGCTCGGGTTCTGCACAAGATCGGGGTTCTAACCGGCATCACTGACGCTCCGCCGCCAATGACAACGCGAATTCTCTCGTCTGATCGCCCAGACACCATGATTTGGGCGATGGAAACAGGCCTGTTCGAGCCTGCCGCAACCGTGGGCAGTGAAATTCGACAAGGAGATTTAGCTGGAAGGATACATTTCGTCGATAGCCCCGGCCGCCCGTCGACCCAATATCGTTTCGACGAGGACGGCATTGTCACCGCCGCGCGGTTTATCACGCAAGTTGAGCGCGGCGACTGTCTCTATCGGATTGCGCTCAGTCCGCCCCCTGATCAGGATTCGCATACATGATATCCGGCGCCGCCAGCCCGCCAGCGTCATCAGTGGCGCAAAACTCTAGTTCTGGTGGTCCAAAGTTCGGCCTCGCTGCGAGGTGATCGACTCAATTCATTTTCGGAGGAGATCGCCGGGCTCAGGTCATGTATCCCCGAGAGGATCAAGACTATGGTTGTCGACACTCTTTCAATCTTCGGTCGCTCTCGGCAGCCCTCCTGCTCCAATAGAAACTGCGCCGTCAGCTAAGTGAAAAAATGCGTAAACGTCCAAGGACATTTGATACGTCGTGGGCCGAATTTACAGGTGAGGGCCGAAACTATGACCGCTACCAGCCCAGCTATCCATCGGACGTAGCAAAGTTCGTATCACGGCACATTCAACGCGCCGGGCTCGTAGGAAGTATCGCGGATGTCGGCAGCGGAACTGGCATTTTCACTCGGGTACTAGCAAGAGAGATCGATGGCATGGTTCCGATCATTGGGGTTGAGCCCAATCTCGACATGCTCCAAGTGGCAATGGAAACCATGCCACCTGATCTGCAGGTAAGCTTTCAAAGTGCCTCCGCGGAACAATTGCCTTTCCAGCAGGCCTCGCTTTCCGCGTTAGTATCTGCAACGGCCGCGCATAGATTCGATCGAAAAAAGTTCTTTGGAGAGGTCGCGCGAACCGTTCAGTCCGGCGGTATGTTAGCGCTCGTGCACAATCGACATCGATATTGGGATAGTGACGCGCTAACTGAGTTTCACGGTTTCATAGAAAGTTGTGTCCCGGGATATCGCCGCGGTACCTTTACTATCAAGAATGGGGGCTACTCCAATGTGGATTTTCGATCCGAGCTGTTGGAAGATCCCCGTTTTTCGGATGTAAAAGTACGGTCGTGGGAGTGGGATTTTGAGACTAACTTAGAGCACTTCATCATAACGGGGGTTTCAACAAGCATCGTTCAGCGGTCTGCTGAGGTGGTCGGGCGCAGTACGGTGGTCGAGTTTCTACGCGATCTTTTTCGCCGTTACTCCATCGACGGCTTATTGAAGCAACCGTATGTAACCGAGGTAACTTGCGCAACTGTGTCCGGTGAGTAACTCGGCAGATCGAATTAATCAACGCTCCGTGATCGTGTGCAATGCCGTGCTGTCTTTCTCGCGCTTACGCTGCCACATTGCGGCCCCCGGAAGCCACTAGTTTTACTGGAAGGGTAGGCTTTCGGATAAATACCTTAGCAAGTGTAAGCAGCAAAGTGTGGGCGGAACAGTGTGCCCGGGCGGCGATCGTGTGATCCTCCGCCTCCAGCCAAGCTGGTTGACGCACGTGGTGATCAGGACATGATTCCCGATCTCCTCTGCTGCGCAAAAAGCTCATACACGTGACTCTGGCGATTGCTGATAGGGATGCATCGTCTGTATCGTCCCAGATGTCCAAGAGTGCTTAGATGGTTTGGGAATTCCAACCACCGGATGCTTTTCGTTTTTTCGATGGAATCCGGGTCGGATTGATCTTATTTTAAGCGCCTCCCGTTGAATTTTTTTGAGTCGCGGTTGACGCCGAATTGGACTCCAAGGTCGAGCCCAGTAAGCAATTGAGCGCCAGGCGGAAACAGTCCTTGTTTAATCTGACGCGCCAAGGCGTCGCGGAGCGGGCGGGCCGAGTGGTGAGCATTGTAGAAGCTATAACGCGACTGAAGATTGTTGCACCGAGTAATTTTCGGCAATGTCATTGTTAGTTCTCCACTAAATGGTTTTTCAAGCACACCAAGCTAGGTGAGGCTCAGAGCATAGTTGTTGCTTTGAGCAGCTCT belongs to Bradyrhizobium icense and includes:
- a CDS encoding CDP-alcohol phosphatidyltransferase family protein — its product is MIGYLRDYANAITALAYLSAVIGLFLAFNGKIELGVAAMLWTWFLDHWDGHVARKTSHLRRPGVAEFGKSFDGFADLIHGVVFPAAIIILIGQGTALSLLASSVLVLAGAIRLSYFENVGLTDDARFIGIPVSYDTPLLAVLLLARRLLPDNTFPTILSAAFIILALLHVTTAIRVPAIRGAAVPIATGFAIAGSIALVMVSEISRF
- a CDS encoding class I SAM-dependent methyltransferase → MRKRPRTFDTSWAEFTGEGRNYDRYQPSYPSDVAKFVSRHIQRAGLVGSIADVGSGTGIFTRVLAREIDGMVPIIGVEPNLDMLQVAMETMPPDLQVSFQSASAEQLPFQQASLSALVSATAAHRFDRKKFFGEVARTVQSGGMLALVHNRHRYWDSDALTEFHGFIESCVPGYRRGTFTIKNGGYSNVDFRSELLEDPRFSDVKVRSWEWDFETNLEHFIITGVSTSIVQRSAEVVGRSTVVEFLRDLFRRYSIDGLLKQPYVTEVTCATVSGE
- a CDS encoding NTP transferase domain-containing protein, which codes for MLNGTRTILLAAGIASRLRAYTESIPKPLVEVNGSAMLHNATHQLSALWNREATIVVGHRK
- a CDS encoding pyridoxal phosphate-dependent aminotransferase, translated to MLAQRISLLSGSGTAAAREAAKLAATDGRRIIDLSAGEVIIHPPLSVREGAIAAINAGTNRYTDSIGLPPLRKAVAEKLSAETGIDWNTDDIVITAGAKQGLVDAALAVLDPGDEVIIIRPCWPTFPSQVLLAGAKPVFVDARPPAYIPDIGAIRAAVTPRTKAIIINSPNNPTGAVYDRTTLQDIGDLAIKYQLWIVSDECYSSFVFTGSRHESIVMAHPGVRSRTILVNAFSKELAITGWRLGYFAAPPEIISAAKKLQSHTTSNANVIAQYAILHHLQVSDGSFEREMHQRLAQARNAGLLILSGLHDLATPGAKGSFFFYLDLSRLVSALPARGPIRSTDDIARVLLEETDVASVSGSTFGDVNGLRLSFGAPPDLLESGLRRVVDTLNSLKTKYAAA
- a CDS encoding PLP-dependent aminotransferase family protein; this encodes MVELSNVANRGVSSSVISATSIDFARNFPPPSPLIGDLLALAFDELEGPDIAAAIRFPRFAGTARDRAAAASWVARRLGIAPDPERIILSNGSQSILVMLLASLVQPGNVLLTEELTYAAIKPIVSLFGIKLLPIKMDDEGLIPDALDSACIKIGRAPRALYCMPTLHNPTGATMSIERRADVAEVAKRHNLWIFEDDIYGILPETAPLPLYTFAPERTWYILGLSKSLAAQLRVAYTVAPSETMARQVFWPGVKTTNWMVAPLIAEVATRWVEQDAANAILRSVRTETNVRQEIIRKSLPSWAIRVPPFCYHIWLELPPAWSAAEFEQAVRRQGVVIAPGDSFSAIPGGFAARFRIGIGVPSDHQTLRAGLDILNNTRDQIASS
- a CDS encoding GNAT family N-acetyltransferase, which translates into the protein MANSQVHCAADCVQTAGQHRRAPAFLFADQALHIGCVDEADCFELRRIGLQPAEARAVPAYAYAREQFHLAAFVGFELVSVATFLLEDQSEGGAYSGNGFSWRLRGMATHPQHRNCGYATAILERGVRLLRRQQASLLWANGRSTAIEFYLRHGFVRIGQERVKPGVQPHYRIERAL
- a CDS encoding class I SAM-dependent methyltransferase; the protein is MTLSALSTLGNFTNSACYYDDRPRYDPRVVDMLSLLIRGRFPSPAVADVGAGTGLLTRELAARGFAGTAIEPNDVMREEGIRRSDLNFPFRWLNGSGEATGLADQSADWLLMGNAFHWTDIENSLQEFRRVLRPDGFFTPIWVMLDTDRDATVQSVDRLLADAIPSFSRHSDVVMKFINSLSTGTSDFSNHRVFLDSHHSEVMSKERYLNMWRSRNDLQSALNPREWEAVIKKIDELLVEEKVVLKLRTYAWIFEPEEIPH
- a CDS encoding succinylglutamate desuccinylase/aspartoacylase family protein — protein: MTDIPKVRLIGIDFEREGKTHGYIGIQHSITRSCYYWLPVPITCIKNGSGPTVLLISGIHGDEFEGQIALSKLAADLQPVGVTGRVLILPMANFPAARAGTRTSPIDDGNLNRLFPGEASGSVTQQIAAYIEHALMAISDFVIDLHAGGSSMMHVAAAIVVAEGDALRHQQQMALAQAFGALYTIVYASGSQPHFGEIALTASARQGAIAIGAELGGAGSVTSESLSFTEQALARVLHKIGVLTGITDAPPPMTTRILSSDRPDTMIWAMETGLFEPAATVGSEIRQGDLAGRIHFVDSPGRPSTQYRFDEDGIVTAARFITQVERGDCLYRIALSPPPDQDSHT